The nucleotide sequence GTAATTATTGAATAATAGGAGGATCTGTCTGATATTTCCTGCCATTGAGTATTTCAACAATTCTAATAAGGTCTTTGTTGATCGGTTTTTTCTTAGTAATAGTATCTTTAAGCGGCGTATAGCAAAGGCTTCTGTTGATTACACCAACCATAACGTTAGATTTACCTTTGATAAGTCCTTCAACTGCACCAAGTCCTAAACGGCTTGCCAGCACCCTATCAGAAGCACTAGGGGCTCCACCTCTTTGAACGTGTCCCAATGTGGTTACTTTGGTGTCGAGGTGTGGGCATGCTTGTTTTACATTTTGAGCGATTTGGTGCGCACCACCAGTTTCTTCTCCTTCCGCAACGATAATGATATGCGAAGCTTTAGATTGGCTTGAGCCATATTTTAGTTTGGTAATGACATCTTTGACTTCGTCTTTAGTTTCAGGCATCAAAGCCATTTCTGCACCACCAGCTATAGCCGAGCGAACAGCAATATAACCCGTGTCACGTCCCATTACTTCTATAAAGAAGATCCTTTCGTGTGCATCTGCGGTATCCCTAATTTTATCAATAGCAGCTAACGCAGTGTTAACAGCCGTATCATAGCCAATGGTAAAGTCAGTACCAAAAAGGTCATTGTCTATGGTTCCTGGTACACCTATGCAAGGGATTTCAAATTCATTGTAAAACAACTCAGCACCTGTGAAAGTACCGTTACCACCAATAGCAATAATGCCTTCTATGCCATTTTCTTTTAGTTTTTCGTATGCTTTTCTACGGCCTTCTTTTGTCCTGAATTCTTCACTTCTGGCAGATTTAAGGATTGTTCCTCCTTTTTGAATGATATTACTAACAGATCTGTCATCCATCTCAATGAAGTCTCCGTTGATCATGCCGTCATATCCACGATAGACACCAAAAACATCTAATCCAAAATAGTGTCCGGAACGTACTACCGCTCTTATACAGGCATTCATGCCCGGAGCATCTCCTCCGGAAGTAAATACAGCTATCTTTTTCATATATCCCTGTTAAATAATCATTGGCAATTTTAAGAAAAAAAAAGATGTTTTAAAATTTATTTATCATTAAGATTTGCCCGATTATGAATATTAAATTTTTTTATACTTTAAACTCGATTTATTCAATAAAATTTTTTTTAAAAACAAATTTGGAGAATGCATGCTTTTAGCCCTGGTTTTGTCATGTATCCATTATACACATTTGTATTAATATTATCCATGTTTAGGGTTCTTCAAATTGGCTAACTTTGCTATGCTTTCCTTTTTAGAACCTTTAAAACCAGATCGGTAAGCTCTGGTGAGATCTTGAAATACAAAATTGGAAATAAGTATATTACTGTAATAGCAGTTGCAGTAATAAAAAGGTTCAGAACAGCATGCTCTGTTTCTGGTAAAATACCGGCTATAAAATAGGCTATGATGCCTAACAGCAATACTTTAGGTGTATGAACTGTAAATGGTTGTATTCTGAACTTTGCTACTATAAAAATGTATTTGCAAGTATTGAAAACAAGTACAGATAGTGCTGTAGCCATGGCCGCACCTGTTATCCCGTAGATAGGTATAAAAATAAAATTGGTTGCAATAGTTAGAAGTACTAAGGTCAGGGTGAAGTAAAAATGGTATCGGTAATATTTTGAATAGTTAATTATTTCTGAGTTGTTGCCTGTAGCCATATCAAACAGTTTTGCGAGGCCCACAAAAAGCAGAGGCCATTTGCCTGCACTATAAATGTGAGAATTGGGAATTATTGAAAAAATGGCATCAATCCCAGTCCATAATACCAAAAAAATATATCCTCCGACTATCATTTGATTTAAGGAACTTTTGTGATAAAGATCTTTAACCAGTTGATGGTCATCGTTCTTAAAGGCATTGGATAAAATAGGACTGCTTATTTGCAATAGAGCCCTTTTGGGTACTTCTATGACAGAGGCTATATAAAGTGCCAACGAGTAAATGCCTAATTCAGCCAGATCCTGCATTATGTAGGATATCATTACTGTGTCAATCTTAAAGACCAGTAAAGCAGCAGTGCTTCCGAAAAAACCATAGGCACTGAAAGAAGCTATATCTTTAAGGATTTTACCTTTGAATTTTCTTAGGTCAAGTTTTATCAGAAGCTGGCCTATACTATTGACGTAAACCACCAGCATTAGAAAGGCTATGGCATAAGTTGCGGCAAATAAATACCAAAATAGGTTTATACTTATGATGTCCAGTATAAAGAGCAGTATGAGTATTGAGAGGGATAGCCTTAGAAAAACATCTCTGATGAGATTTGAAACAACAATATTAAAATACGCTGCATATATTTCAAAAATAATAGATAGCAGCATAAAGAAGGATATGACAAAAATTAAAGGATAATATTCATAAATTAGAGGTGAGGTTTTAACATAAATGTCAAAAATTTGTTCTCTGAAAATAAGGGCAATAGTACTTAGTAAAATAAAACCTAAAAGCGGGACAAGGATAACGAAAAACAAAAAGCCATTGTGCTTTTTAGCTTCGTTTTTAAAATATGGGAAATACCTGGTGATAACACCTCTGAATCCAAGCAAGGATATTTGTGCCATAATCAGGGAAAACTCCATGAGTACAGACCGAAGTCCTAGGTGTTCAGGTTCAAAGAACTTCGGGAATAGGAGAGCCACATTTACATACCCGATTATTATTCCTGTGTAGGATAGGAGGGTTGCAATGAAACTTTGGCGTTGGATTATTCCCATGAAATAGTCAATTTTGGGACGAAGCTATTGAAAAAGTGGCAGTTTTCATACTTGAACTGTTAATCAATGGGTTTTATTGTAAGGATAGGTTTTTGGGAGTTTTGATAGTTTAAGTTATTTGACATTCATTTTTATGACAGATCGAAAAAAAGTTTTGATTATCACTTACTACTGGCCTCCTGCTGGGGGGATAGGGGTATTGAGGTGTTTGAAGTTTGCCAAGTATTTGAGAAAGTTTGGCTGGGAGCCTGTGATTCATACTGTTGAAAATGCACAGTATCCTATTAAGGATCAATCAAACTTTAAAGATATTCCTGAAGGAATTACTGTTTTAAAAACTCCTTGTATTGAACCTTTTAATTTTTATAAGTTAATCACTGGGAAGAAAAAAGATGATCCTATGGGCAATGTGCTGAACACGCATGATAAAAAACCTGGGATTATGCATCATTTGTCTTTGTGGATAAGAGGTAACTTGTTTTTTCCAGACGCTAGAGCCCTGTGGATTAAGCCATCTGTTAAGTTTTTGAGCAAGTATCTCCAAGAAAACCCTGTTGATGCTATATTTTCAGATGGGCCGCCACATACAAATACCATGATAGCGTATCACTTGAAAAAGAAGTTAGGTATTCCTTGGGTTTCAGATTACCAGGATCCGTGGACTCAGGTAGATTATTATAAGCTATTCCCCCTTACAAGTTGGGCAGACCGCAAACATAAAAAGATGGAGCAGGAGTGTTTTAAAGCTGCCGACAAAATTACAATTGCAAGCCCAACGTGGGGAAGGCAGTTAGAAGAAATTGGCGCTTCTAAAACAGAAGTTTTGTATTATGGATATGATGAAGATGACTTCAAATCCCTGCCGCAGCAACTGGATGAAAAATTTACTATTTCCCATTCTGGCTTAATGGGGCCTGACAGATGTCCTGTGCCTTTATTTGCGGCGCTTAAAGCCCTGAAGGAAGAAGTGCCTGGGTTTGTAGATGATTTAAGGATTGTTCTGATGGGGCAGGTAGATTATGGTGTAGTAGAAGAGTTTAGAAAAGCTGGTCTTGAAAAGAATCTAATACTGAAAGGAATGGTGCCAAGGGCAGAGTCATTGCGGTGTATGATTAATTCTCAAATCCTTCTTCTGCCTTTAAACCAAGCCCGTAATGCCAAAGGGCGTATTCCTGGTAAGTTATATGAAAATCTTAGGGCTCATAGGCCAATTTTAAGCTTTGGGCCTTTGGATTCTGATGTGGCTAACATATTGAGTAACACTGGCGCTGGCGAAACCTTTGACTATTGTGATCTTGAAGGTGTAAAAGAGTTTCTGTTGAAGAGTTATAAAAAGTATAAGGCAGGTATGCTAACTGTCGATTCTTCTGACATCATTTGTTATTCTAATGAAAAACAGACTGAAAAACTCGCTTATTTATTGAATAAAGTTACTGCCAGAAGCTTAAAGAAGAAAGCTGCTTTAAAAAGAGCTTTATCGTAGGTTGCTTAACTTGTTCAACCTGAACTATGCGATAAATTTCGTCGTGAGGAGCAAAATGACAATAAATCAACACTTTTGGGTCGCAAAGCATAGCAGCGCTATGGCTAAGATATAAATGTGAGCGAAGCGACTGAATTTAAGTTGTTTTGCTAAGAAATAGAAAGTTCTATTGCATATTTCAGGTTCAACTATCTTTTTCTAAAAGCAATGAAGGCATATTTCATTAAATAGAAAATAGTGATGAAGTCCAGACGTAGTTTCAGTTTAGCTGATAAAAACAGGAAAGACTTTATGCTATTGATCTTTCGGTAAAGCTTTCTGTTTTTTTTACCTAAAGCGAGGTTTTTAACACTATAGTAATTTAATTGCTTGAGCAAATAAACGGTCTGCTTTTTTGATAGTTTGCTGGGGTAGATTTTAGTAAAGTGTGTATAGCGGTCTTTTTCTTCAGGTAATTGCATGTAGGAAGTGCCATACATGTTTATAAGATAGGCTTCAATGTTCCCTGGACTGCTAAATTCGATTTCACAAAACTTTACCTTGCTCAGAGGGAAAACATCCGAATAGTGGAAAGGACCTCTTTTTCGTTTGATCATGCAATCGTTAAAAGAAAAGTTGATCAAGTAATCTTTTCCTTCAGATACATGTGTACTAGCGTTCAGATAGTTGTTGTAAAACTCATAGAACCTGTCTTTTTCTTTGTAAACATTGTCCCCTTTAGGAAGGTATGGCTTGTGTTCTTCTAAGATTGCTTCAGGGTATTTAGGCTCACCTCTAAAGTAAACAGAAGCAACATTGGTGATGCTTTCATCTTTAGCGATTGCTTCAGGTGTATTTTCAAAGATTTTTACCGGTACGATGTCAATTTTAATTGGGAAAACACCATCTAACAAGTAGTCTATTTTCCCAAAACACTCACTCCAGTAGCCGAACTTATGTGGTGAGAAAAATAAGACATAGTCCTCGTTGTTGTTACAAAAGTCTTCCAATACAGGGAGTAGCCTATCATACTCATCTTTGGTAAGGCAAATGTCCAAATCGTCGTCCCAAGGGATAAAGCCTCCATGTCTTACAGCGCCTAACAGCGTACCACTGTCAATCCAATATTCAATGCCATGCTCTTTACATAGTTTGTCTACTATGATCAATAGCTCCAAACATATTTCATGGGTTTTTTTTAGGGCAGCGCTTCTTTCTAATGCCTTAATCATTTTGCGACTCCTTATTTTTTTACTATAGGAGGTAATTATTCAATAAATTTTGCATGCTTTAGGACATGCTCCAAGTCTTTAGGAGTATCTACCTCATAACTTTCGATGATGCATCCTTTGATAGGTAAATGCTTCTCTAGTTCTTGGTAAACGAACAGTCCTTCTTTGGAAATTTTAAAATTAGAAAAGTAAGCCAGTCCAGTCCACTCGTAGTCAGAGATTTTATCTCTGCCAAACTCTACGATGTTTTCGTTTTCGTCCAATCTGGCATAAATGGCAAACTCTGTATATGCAGGTGATACAGCAACCAAATCTTCACCTTCCATAAGCTTATCCCGGAAAGTGTCAAAAGCCTCTTGGGGCATGAGCGTGTCTCCATCCAGGTTGATAAATGGCTCTTTTAAATCATGCGAGCCTAGGTAAAGGCTATAAGAGTTCGTGGTGGTTTTAAAATCTGGATTATGAATAAAAGTAACATCTTCGCGGATGTTTTTTACATATTTCATCACTTCTTCAGCTTGATAGCCTACCACTACCCGTACATTCGGAACATCGTCAAGAAGTTTTATTAGGTAATAAATAATTCTATGGCTTCCTGCCTCTACCATGCACTTTGGCATGTTTTTTCCAAGCCTGCTGCCAAGACCTGCCGCACAAATAACAGCGTTTTTGATTTTCATTTTAATATAAAAGAAGGTTGTTCTACAAATAGTTTAAAGAGCTTAAATGCCAATTATTCTCCTTTGCTATTTCAGGCTTGCGACCCTATTATATAGCTTGTGAAATTGATAGGCATAAGCTCTTTATGGGTTAAGCAAAAGTTAATATATAACCACTTTACTAAATGAAACATAGGGACGCATCCTACAGTGTTCCATGAAAAATTAAAGAAAAATGCAATTCTAGAAAACAAGCGGTTTACCCATTTATATTGTTAACATAACACTTCAAAGGTAATTAATGTTGAGTAGCATCACAAAAAAACTTTGAAAGATTGTTTTTGCCCCGGATGGCAAATAAGAAGAGGACATTTATTATCTAGGGCCTGCTTAAAAAGCCACAAGTGTGCAAGATACGCATGGCCTTACATGAAGACGTATTGGAATACTTCGAATGTAAGGCCATAAAGTAGATTGTGCGCTTGTGGCTAGCCCAAAAAAAAGTTTTGGGTTATAAGCTTCTCCCATTACTGTGCACGGGAAAATAAAAAATAACCGAAAAAAACTTGCACCTATACCTTCTAATTCTTATAAAAGAATCAACAGGTCAATGTTTTGGGTGTTTTTCAGCGCGCCCTAGCTATCCGGGTGCAAAGTTTATGCTTTACTGCATACAAATAGAAAGTGCCTCGTATTGGGCCATACATTAAAAGTATCAGGGTAGATGTCAAAGCATTGGATGTTTGAAAATCCGGAAGCTTGTAACAATGCCATTTCGC is from Cytophagaceae bacterium ABcell3 and encodes:
- a CDS encoding LicD family protein; its protein translation is MIKALERSAALKKTHEICLELLIIVDKLCKEHGIEYWIDSGTLLGAVRHGGFIPWDDDLDICLTKDEYDRLLPVLEDFCNNNEDYVLFFSPHKFGYWSECFGKIDYLLDGVFPIKIDIVPVKIFENTPEAIAKDESITNVASVYFRGEPKYPEAILEEHKPYLPKGDNVYKEKDRFYEFYNNYLNASTHVSEGKDYLINFSFNDCMIKRKRGPFHYSDVFPLSKVKFCEIEFSSPGNIEAYLINMYGTSYMQLPEEKDRYTHFTKIYPSKLSKKQTVYLLKQLNYYSVKNLALGKKNRKLYRKINSIKSFLFLSAKLKLRLDFITIFYLMKYAFIAFRKR
- a CDS encoding polysaccharide biosynthesis C-terminal domain-containing protein — encoded protein: MGIIQRQSFIATLLSYTGIIIGYVNVALLFPKFFEPEHLGLRSVLMEFSLIMAQISLLGFRGVITRYFPYFKNEAKKHNGFLFFVILVPLLGFILLSTIALIFREQIFDIYVKTSPLIYEYYPLIFVISFFMLLSIIFEIYAAYFNIVVSNLIRDVFLRLSLSILILLFILDIISINLFWYLFAATYAIAFLMLVVYVNSIGQLLIKLDLRKFKGKILKDIASFSAYGFFGSTAALLVFKIDTVMISYIMQDLAELGIYSLALYIASVIEVPKRALLQISSPILSNAFKNDDHQLVKDLYHKSSLNQMIVGGYIFLVLWTGIDAIFSIIPNSHIYSAGKWPLLFVGLAKLFDMATGNNSEIINYSKYYRYHFYFTLTLVLLTIATNFIFIPIYGITGAAMATALSVLVFNTCKYIFIVAKFRIQPFTVHTPKVLLLGIIAYFIAGILPETEHAVLNLFITATAITVIYLFPILYFKISPELTDLVLKVLKRKA
- a CDS encoding NTP transferase domain-containing protein, with translation MKIKNAVICAAGLGSRLGKNMPKCMVEAGSHRIIYYLIKLLDDVPNVRVVVGYQAEEVMKYVKNIREDVTFIHNPDFKTTTNSYSLYLGSHDLKEPFINLDGDTLMPQEAFDTFRDKLMEGEDLVAVSPAYTEFAIYARLDENENIVEFGRDKISDYEWTGLAYFSNFKISKEGLFVYQELEKHLPIKGCIIESYEVDTPKDLEHVLKHAKFIE
- the pfkA gene encoding 6-phosphofructokinase, translated to MKKIAVFTSGGDAPGMNACIRAVVRSGHYFGLDVFGVYRGYDGMINGDFIEMDDRSVSNIIQKGGTILKSARSEEFRTKEGRRKAYEKLKENGIEGIIAIGGNGTFTGAELFYNEFEIPCIGVPGTIDNDLFGTDFTIGYDTAVNTALAAIDKIRDTADAHERIFFIEVMGRDTGYIAVRSAIAGGAEMALMPETKDEVKDVITKLKYGSSQSKASHIIIVAEGEETGGAHQIAQNVKQACPHLDTKVTTLGHVQRGGAPSASDRVLASRLGLGAVEGLIKGKSNVMVGVINRSLCYTPLKDTITKKKPINKDLIRIVEILNGRKYQTDPPIIQ